One Pseudobutyrivibrio xylanivorans genomic window, GTTAGTAGGCTGTGGGAAGATTGTGTGTGATACGTGATTACCAACTTCCTTATCAAGGAGGCAATAATCTCCACGACGAGGAATGATTTCAATCTTGTCATCATCCTTGCTAACCATATTGTGGATTACACCAGAATAAACTCCTGCTGCATTCACTACATATCTAGAAACATACTCACCATTGTTGGTACGAATATGCCATAATCCATCTTCATCTTTCTTAATATTTTCAACCTTTGTGTTGAATCTGAAGTCTACTCCGTTTACATTTGCATTCTCTGCCATTGCGATGCAAAGCTTGAATGGGCAGATGATTCCGCCAGTTGGTGCATATAATGCTCCTTCTACATTGTCAGAAAGGTTAGGCTCCATCTCGAGAGCTTCCTCACGAGTAAGAATCTTTAAGCCCTTAACACCATTCTTAACTCCTCTGTCGTAAAGCTCCTGAAGTCCTGGAAGAGCTTCCTTGTGGATACATACGACCATAGAACCGTTTCTCTTAAATGGAATGTCCAAATCACGGCAGAGGTCATCCATCATCTCATTTCCACGTACGTTAAGTTTTGCCATTAATGAACCTGCAGCTGCGTCAAAGCCTGCATGAACAATTGCTGAATTAGCTTTTGATGTACCTTCACATACATCCTCACATTTTTCAAGAACACAGACGTTAGCTTCGAAACGTGAGAGTTCCCTTGCAATTGCGCTTCCTGAAACGCCTGCGCCTATGATTATGACATCATACAACATATTTTTATCTCCTTCTTATAAGAGAAGGCGAGAGAAATAAACTACGTCCCCCGTAGTTTCATAACACTCTCGCCTCCAAAATTCGCTATTAAATTCTTAACTAAATCTTAGCCAAACATCTGAGCAGCTGCAAGTGCATTGTAAAGAAGTGATGCAACAATACCGCCACAGATAGGTGCTACTGCTGGAATCCATCCATAGCTCCAGTTTCCGTCCTTCTTACCAAAGTTTGGTGCAAGAAGAAGGTAAGCAATACGAGGAGCTGTATCTCTTGCTGCGTTCATAGCGTATCCTGTAAGGCCACCAAATGAAGCACCGCAAGCAACGATTACGCCATATACGAGTACCCAAACTGTACGATCTGAACCTGCTGGAATAAGAGCAAGTGTAAATACAAGTACGAATGTAGCTACGAACTCAGAGAAGAAGTTGAGTACCTGGTTAGGAATTGAAGCTCCTGTACAGAAGCATCCTCTGATTACAGCATCATCAGCTGTTTCCTTAATATGATCTCCGTAAAGGAAGATAAGGATAGCTGCGCCTACGAAACCACCAAGCATCTGAGCTACGATCTGTCCAGGAACTGTGCTCCAGTCACCAGATCTAATTGCAATACCAATTGTAACTGCTGGGTTAAATGCTGAAGGACATCCTGTGAAATTGCTCATTGCAAATGCAGGAACCATAACTGCCATTCCCCATCCAATAAGGATGTGAACTGCTCCGCCGCCCTTGAAACCTGACTTGTTCAAAGAAACGTTACAGCAAACACCATCGCCGAGTAATACAAGTAATATAGTACCTATAAACTCTCCTAAATAAACTGACATAT contains:
- a CDS encoding NAD(P)/FAD-dependent oxidoreductase, with translation MYDVIIIGAGVSGSAIARELSRFEANVCVLEKCEDVCEGTSKANSAIVHAGFDAAAGSLMAKLNVRGNEMMDDLCRDLDIPFKRNGSMVVCIHKEALPGLQELYDRGVKNGVKGLKILTREEALEMEPNLSDNVEGALYAPTGGIICPFKLCIAMAENANVNGVDFRFNTKVENIKKDEDGLWHIRTNNGEYVSRYVVNAAGVYSGVIHNMVSKDDDKIEIIPRRGDYCLLDKEVGNHVSHTIFPQPTNLGKGVLVSPTVHGNLIVGPTAIDIEDKEGTNTTADGINDLIAKANDHVKNLPMRKVITSFAGLRAHEARHEFIIGEVDGAPHFIDCAAIESPGLTSSPAIGEMVGNMLKEMMGLTPKANWISTRKDVMNPADLSVEERNELIKKNPAYGNIICRCESISEGEILDAIHRPLGARSLDGVKRRTRAGMGRCQAGFCSPKTMEILHRELGLEYEEITKSGGRSNIVIERTKNQKGGEK
- a CDS encoding MIP/aquaporin family protein, translating into MSVYLGEFIGTILLVLLGDGVCCNVSLNKSGFKGGGAVHILIGWGMAVMVPAFAMSNFTGCPSAFNPAVTIGIAIRSGDWSTVPGQIVAQMLGGFVGAAILIFLYGDHIKETADDAVIRGCFCTGASIPNQVLNFFSEFVATFVLVFTLALIPAGSDRTVWVLVYGVIVACGASFGGLTGYAMNAARDTAPRIAYLLLAPNFGKKDGNWSYGWIPAVAPICGGIVASLLYNALAAAQMFG